The Stenotrophomonas maltophilia genome segment GCGCGGCGATCACCCTGTACCGCCTGTCGATCGAGCGCAGCAAGCCGGATGCCGAGCGCGAAGCCGGTTACCAGGAACGCGACCTGACCACCATCGAAGGCGGCCTGAAGCAGATGGACCGCCGCTACGTGGCGAAGATGGACCAGCAGCTGCAGGCCTACTGGCTGGACCAGTACGTGGCCCTGCCGGCCGCACAGCGCGACAACGAAGTGCTGAACAAGTGGCTGGCCGGCAGCGATGCCGCTGCGGTGAAGTCGCTGGTGGGCAAGCTGTCGGGCACCGAGCTGGGCAGCCTGGACGCACGCTTGAAATGGTTCAAAGCCGACCGCGCCGCGTTTGAGGCCAGCAACGATCCGGCCATCCAGTACGCCGTGGCCGTCATGCCGGCACTGCTGAAGCAGGAAGAGCAGAAGAAGATCCGCGAAGGCGAATCGCTGACCGCACGCCCGCTGTACCTGCAGGCCGTGGCCGACTACAAGAAGAGCCAGGGTGAGTTCGTCTACCCGGACGCCAACCTGTCGCTGCGCATCACCTTCGGCAACGTCATGGGCTATGGCAAGGACGGCGTGAAGTACACCCCGTTCACCACCCTGGAAGGCGTGGCGGCGAAGGAAACCGGTGAGGATCCGTTCGATTCGCCGAAGGCGCTGCTTGATGCAGTCAAGGCCAAGCGTTACGGCGGCCTGGAAGACAAGCGCATTGGTTCGGTGCCGGTGAACTTCCTGTCCAACCTGGACATCACCGGTGGCAACTCGGGTTCGCCGGTGCTGGACGCCAACGGCAAGCTGGTCGGCCTGGCCTTCGATGGCAACTGGGAATCGGTCAGCTCCAACTGGGTGTTCGACCCGGTGATGACCCGCATGATCGCCGTCGACAGCCGCTACATGCAGTGGATCATGCAGGAAGTGGCGCCGGCGCCGCAGCTGCTGAAGGAACTGAACCTGGCGAAGTGAGGTAGTGCCGGCCGCTGGCCGGCAACCTCGACCAGATAGCCGGAGTTTCCCAAACCCCGCGACTCACGTCGCGGGGTTTTTTCATGCCCGGCCCGGCCCGGTGCGCCGAACAGGTATCATCCCTGTTCCGCGTACTTCACAGGATGTGAACGAAACGCGGAAACCTCCTCCCCCCAGGACCCCTTGCACGCATGCGCATCCTGCTTGCCCGCCACGGCGAAACGCCGTGGAACGCCGAAGGCCGCTACCAGGGCCAGATCGATATTCCGCTTTCGCCGATCGGTGAAGCCCAGGCCCAGGCACTGGGTGCCCGCCTGGCCTCGGTGGACATCACCCGTGCCGTCGCCTCGCCGCTGTCGCGCGCGCAGCGCACCGCGCAGCTGGCGCTTGGCGCCGCCCGCGCCGACATGCTGCTGACCGAGCCGGAGCTGCAGGAAATCGCCCACGGTGAATGGGAAGGGTTGCTCGCCAGCGAGATCCACGAGAAGGATCCGTCGCGCCTGCAGGCCTGGCGCGAGGAGCCGGATACGGTGCTGATGCCCGGCGGCGAATCGCTGCGCCTGGTGCTGGAGCGCAGCTGGCGTGGGCTGGCGCGTGCCACCGAAGGCCTCGGTGAGCACGACACCCTGCTGGTGGTTGCGCACGATGCGGTCAACCGCGTGATCCTGTGCAAGGTGCTGGGCCTGCCGCTTTCCCGCCTGTGGACCTTCCGCCAGGCACCGACCACGCTCAACCTGCTCGAAGGCGCCGACCTGGACAGCCTGGAAGTGGTGCGCCTGAACGACTGCGCCCACCACACGCCGTTCTTCGGCGAAGCCAAGCACCGCGCCCTCTGATCCATCCCCCGCATCAACTGCTTCTGCTGGAACCGCTGCCGTGACGAACACCCCGACCACCCTGGCCGACTGGCTGGACTACATTGAACGCCAGCACCCGGCGAGCATCGACATGGGCCTGGAGCGCGTGCGCGCCGTGGCCGCGGCGATGGGCCTGGGCGCGCCGGCCAAGCGCACCATCGTGGTCGGTGGCACCAACGGCAAGGGCTCAACCGTGGCTTTCATCGAAGCCATTGCACGCGCCGCCGGCTGGAAGGTCGGTGCCTACACCTCGCCGCACCTGCTGCGCTACAACGAGCGCGTGCGCATCGACGGCCAGGACGTGGACGATGCCGCGCTGGTCGCCGCGTTCAATGCCATCGAAGCCGTGCGTGGCGAGATCACGCTGACCTATTTCGAGTACGGCACGCTGGCCGCGCTGCAGCTGTTCGCCGACGCCGGGCTGGACCTGGCGGTACTGGAAGTGGGCCTGGGCGGCCGCCTCGATGCGGTCAACATCGTGGACGCCGACGTGGCGGTGATCACTACCGTGGACATCGACCATGCCGAGTGGCTGGGCGAGGATCGCGAGGCGATCGGGACCGAGAAGGCCGGCATCATCCGCGGCTGGAAGCCGGTGATCCTGGGCGAGACCGATCCGCCGTCGAGCGTGCTGCGCCGTGCCTACCTGGTTGGCGCCAATGCGATCCGTGGTGGCAGCGACTATTTCTACGAGCCGATCGATGCGCAGCGTTGGCGCTGGCGCGATGTCGGCCTGCGCATGGAACTGCCGACCCCGGCGCTGGCCGGCCCGATCCAGCTGGCCAATGCGGGTGCCGCCATCGCCGCGCTGCGCGCGCTGGACAAGCCGGTGCCGCGTGCGGCGTGGGCCGCCGGTGTCGCAGCGGCGCGCATTTCCGGCCGGCTGCAGGCATTCGAGCGCGATGGCGTGCAGATCCGCGTCGACGTCGGCCACAACCCGCAGGCGGCGGGCCAGCTGGCGCGTGCGCTGAAGGCCGAGGTCTCTGCCGGGCGCACCCTGGCGGTGTACGCCGCGCTGCAGGACAAGGACGCAGCGGGGGTGGTGCAGGCGCTGGAGGACGTAGTGGGCGAGTGGACCCTGGCCGGGCTGGAAGGCCCGCGCGGGCAGAGCGCCGTCCAGCTGCAGGCACGCCTGGCCGGCACCGCCGCCGCCACGGCGCTGCTGGCTGACAGCGTCGAACAGGCACTGGCGCAGGTGCTGGCCCAGGCCGAGCGCGGTGACCGCGTGCTGGTGTTCGGCTCCTTCCATACCGCTGCCGCCGCCCTGCAATGGCTGCAGGGCGATGCCTGATACGCGTTCAGCCAACGCCGACGCCGTCCGGTCCGGCACCCGTATAATCGATGCCAATCTCCGGACAGTTGCCTGCCTCACGTGGATACGCCTCTGAAACAGCGTCTGATTGGTGCCATCGTGCTGGTGGCACTGGCCGTGATTTTCCTGCCGATGCTGGTCAAGGGGCCGGCACCGGACAGCGGCGTGGCCAATGTGCCGATCGCCGCGCCGGATGCACCGGCCGATGGCCAGTTCGAAACCCGTGAGCTGCCCCTGGTCGCCCCGGCCGGTGGTGCCACCGGCCTGCAGACCGGGCAGGCCAAGCCGCTGCAGGACGCCGCCACGCCGGCCACTCCGCCGACAGTGGACACCTCGCCGACGGTCGCCGCCGGCAACTATGCGGTTACCTTCGGTGCCTACGGCAGCAAGGCCGACGCCGACGCGGTGATCGCCTACCTGAAGCGCTCGCAGCTGCCGGGCTTCGCCGAAACGGCGACCATCAACGGCCGCCAGGCATGGCGCGTGCGCGTGGGGCCGTACGCCGACCGTGCACAGGCCGAGGCCGCCCGCCTGCAGGCGGTGAAGATCCGTGCCGATGTGAAGGCCGAAGTGATCACCCTGGATGCCGCAGCGGACAGCAGCGCCCCGGTGGCAGCCACCCCGGCACCGGCTACGCCGAGCGCCAGTACCCCATCCGCCGCCACCGCGCCGTCGGCCAGCAGCAACCCGGTGCGCAGTGAAAGCCTGCCGCCGAGTACGCCGACTGCAACGACCACTCCGGCGGCCAAGCCCGAGCCGCCGAAGCCGGCGCCGAAGCCCGAAACCCCGAAGCCCGAGCCGAAGCCGGAGGCCACCGCCAGCAAGCCGGCAACGGCCCCGGCCACGCCGGCAGCGCCGGCCGCCAGCGGCGTCGGCTTTGCCGTGCAGCTGGGCGCGTTCGGCCAGGCCAACGATGCCAACGCCCTGCGCGACAAGGTCCGCGCCGCCGGCTTCAGTGCTTTTGTCGAGCAGGTGCGCACCGAAAAGGGCACCCTGCATCGCGTCCGCGTCGGGCCGGTGGCCAACCGTGGCGATGCCGAGCAGCTGAAGGCGCAGGTTGCCGCCAAGGTCGGCGTGGCCGGCATGGTCCGACCGCACCCATGACCCACGCGCAGCCTCGTTGCCAGCGCCGCCGAAGGAGCGGGGCGCCATGATCGACGTGGTGCTGCTGATCGTGATCGCCGCCTCCACCCTGCTGGGGATGCTGCGCGGCTTCGTGGGAATCGTCATCGGCACCCTGTCGTGGCTGCTGGCCGCGTGGGCGGCCTTCGCCTTTGGCAATGACGCCGCCCATTGGTGGGCCGCCCCGGCGGCCCCCGGTGGCGAACACTTCGTCGGTGGCTACCTGGGGGTCGGCATCGGCGTGATGATCGTGGTTGCGGTGATCGGCATGGTCATCAAGGCTCTGGTCCACCGCAGCATGCTGACCAGCCTGGACCGCCTGCTGGGCGGGGTGCTGGGCGCCGTGCGGGGCGGCCTGATCGCCGCGATCCTGCTGCTGCTGGGCAGTTTCACCCCGTTGACTGCCGAGCCCTCCTGGCAGCGCTCGGCGGTGCGCCCGCTGCTGAACCCCACCGTTGCGTGGATGAACAGCAAGCTGCCGCACTGGGAGGTTCCCGGGGCCGATCTGCTGCCCAAGGCCTTGCCGACCGACGCGCTGTCCCCATCTGCATTGATGGAGTTGGGCAAGAACGCAGGCGCCGGGTTGGGAAAGCCGGGCGCGGCAGGCGATAATGGCATCCTCAACCAGGTAGTGGCAGGCAGCGGATGGCTGCGGCCTGCGAAAGCGGAACAGGGCGATTCCTACGATCCGGCCGAAGTGCGTCCGGACGCCCCAGCACTGCCGGACAGTATCGAGCCGGGCGATCCGGCCAATGTCGACCGCAGGCGCGGCGACCACCGCGGCCAGGTACGGCCACCTTCCTTGTAACTGGGCACAGCCCAGCGGAGACCTCGCACCATGTGTGGCATCGTCGGAATCGTCGGCAACCAGAACGTCGCCGGGCAGTTGTATGACGGCTTGACCGTCCTCCAGCACCGTGGCCAGGACGCGGCGGGCATCGCCACCGCCAACGGCAGCCGCCTGCGCGTGCAGAAGGCCACCGGCCTGGTCCGCGATGTGTTCGATGCCCGCACCATGTCCACCCTGGAAGGCAGCGTCGGCATCGCCCACGTGCGTTACCCGACTGCCGGTTCGGAAGGCATGGACGAGGCGCAGCCGTTCTACGTCAATTCGCCGTATGGCATCGCGCTGGCCCACAACGGCAACCTGATCAATACCGAGGCGCTGCGCCAGCAGGTGTTCGAACAGGACCGCCGCAACGTCAACACCGATTCGGACAGCGAAGTGCTGCTGAACGTGTTCGCCTATGAACTGGAGCAGCAGCGCCAGCTGAGCCCGGAAGCCGCGATCCGCGCGGTGGCTGGCGTGCACCGCCGCTGCAAGGGTGGCTATGCAGTGGTCAGCGTGGTGCTGGGCCTGGGCCTGGTCGCCTTCCGCGACCCGCATGGCATCCGTCCGCTGGTGCTGGGCAAGCGCAGCCATGCCGAGGGCGACGAGTACATCGTGGCGTCCGAGTCGGCCGCGCTGGACGTGCTGGGCTTCCAGCGCGTGCGCGATGTGCAGCCGGGCGAAGCGCTGGTGATCACCGCGCGTGGCGAGCTGTTCTCGGAGATCTGCGCCGAGCCGGCCGAGCACACCCCGTGCATCTTCGAATACGTGTATTTCGCACGCCCGGATTCGATGATCGACAACGTGTCGGTGCACAAGGCGCGCATGCGCATGGGCATCAAGCTGGGCGAGAAGATCCTGCGCCTGCGCCCGGACCACGACATCGACACCATCATCCCGATCCCGGATACCTCGCGCGACGCTGCGCTTGAGATCTCCAACGTACTCGGCGTGAAGTAC includes the following:
- a CDS encoding histidine phosphatase family protein, whose amino-acid sequence is MRILLARHGETPWNAEGRYQGQIDIPLSPIGEAQAQALGARLASVDITRAVASPLSRAQRTAQLALGAARADMLLTEPELQEIAHGEWEGLLASEIHEKDPSRLQAWREEPDTVLMPGGESLRLVLERSWRGLARATEGLGEHDTLLVVAHDAVNRVILCKVLGLPLSRLWTFRQAPTTLNLLEGADLDSLEVVRLNDCAHHTPFFGEAKHRAL
- the folC gene encoding bifunctional tetrahydrofolate synthase/dihydrofolate synthase; translation: MTNTPTTLADWLDYIERQHPASIDMGLERVRAVAAAMGLGAPAKRTIVVGGTNGKGSTVAFIEAIARAAGWKVGAYTSPHLLRYNERVRIDGQDVDDAALVAAFNAIEAVRGEITLTYFEYGTLAALQLFADAGLDLAVLEVGLGGRLDAVNIVDADVAVITTVDIDHAEWLGEDREAIGTEKAGIIRGWKPVILGETDPPSSVLRRAYLVGANAIRGGSDYFYEPIDAQRWRWRDVGLRMELPTPALAGPIQLANAGAAIAALRALDKPVPRAAWAAGVAAARISGRLQAFERDGVQIRVDVGHNPQAAGQLARALKAEVSAGRTLAVYAALQDKDAAGVVQALEDVVGEWTLAGLEGPRGQSAVQLQARLAGTAAATALLADSVEQALAQVLAQAERGDRVLVFGSFHTAAAALQWLQGDA
- the purF gene encoding amidophosphoribosyltransferase, yielding MCGIVGIVGNQNVAGQLYDGLTVLQHRGQDAAGIATANGSRLRVQKATGLVRDVFDARTMSTLEGSVGIAHVRYPTAGSEGMDEAQPFYVNSPYGIALAHNGNLINTEALRQQVFEQDRRNVNTDSDSEVLLNVFAYELEQQRQLSPEAAIRAVAGVHRRCKGGYAVVSVVLGLGLVAFRDPHGIRPLVLGKRSHAEGDEYIVASESAALDVLGFQRVRDVQPGEALVITARGELFSEICAEPAEHTPCIFEYVYFARPDSMIDNVSVHKARMRMGIKLGEKILRLRPDHDIDTIIPIPDTSRDAALEISNVLGVKYREGFIKNRYIGRTFIMPGQGERVKSVRRKLNPIHLEFRNRVVLLVDDSIVRGTTSQQIVQMARDAGARKVYLASAAPPVRYPNIYGIDMPAAEELVAHNRTVEEIEAHLGCDWLIYQDLEDMEAAVSEGNPALRNFDSSCFNGHYPTGIEPGYFERIQQLRSDDAKHKRRA
- a CDS encoding SPOR domain-containing protein, which translates into the protein MDTPLKQRLIGAIVLVALAVIFLPMLVKGPAPDSGVANVPIAAPDAPADGQFETRELPLVAPAGGATGLQTGQAKPLQDAATPATPPTVDTSPTVAAGNYAVTFGAYGSKADADAVIAYLKRSQLPGFAETATINGRQAWRVRVGPYADRAQAEAARLQAVKIRADVKAEVITLDAAADSSAPVAATPAPATPSASTPSAATAPSASSNPVRSESLPPSTPTATTTPAAKPEPPKPAPKPETPKPEPKPEATASKPATAPATPAAPAASGVGFAVQLGAFGQANDANALRDKVRAAGFSAFVEQVRTEKGTLHRVRVGPVANRGDAEQLKAQVAAKVGVAGMVRPHP
- a CDS encoding CvpA family protein; translation: MIDVVLLIVIAASTLLGMLRGFVGIVIGTLSWLLAAWAAFAFGNDAAHWWAAPAAPGGEHFVGGYLGVGIGVMIVVAVIGMVIKALVHRSMLTSLDRLLGGVLGAVRGGLIAAILLLLGSFTPLTAEPSWQRSAVRPLLNPTVAWMNSKLPHWEVPGADLLPKALPTDALSPSALMELGKNAGAGLGKPGAAGDNGILNQVVAGSGWLRPAKAEQGDSYDPAEVRPDAPALPDSIEPGDPANVDRRRGDHRGQVRPPSL